From a region of the Mytilus galloprovincialis chromosome 3, xbMytGall1.hap1.1, whole genome shotgun sequence genome:
- the LOC143067555 gene encoding adenosine receptor A2b-like — protein sequence MNMTNVTTPAPSSSGGFPPMLMFFISLQQTVFISACVGNGLVIFVFTKYLKFKSNTNKFIVSLSVADSFTGIASGIQVFYFLYPNIATDKYVCFLRYNIISYMTLTSQLTVMLATLDRYVAICHPHKYSKFINETTSNVMCILPWLLAIFDLLPFLGWNNWLPGMSCVYGLLFSKLWYGTTCVIIYTISAMTFLMYLSILKTAWRYHNKIKPQQTDHQNQMKTKAMEKDIRSAKVTGVVALVFSLCWLPYKAIQLRDAVSGERRSPLLNEIGNWLVFLGIFNSVVNPFIYGWKRPDFKRQCKKIFSCSHS from the coding sequence ATGAACATGACAAATGTTACAACTCCAGCCCCATCATCCAGTGGTGGATTCCCGCCAATGTTGATGTTTTTCATTTCTCTCCAGCAGACGGTATTTATCTCGGCCTGTGTTGGTAACGGATTAGTcatctttgtttttacaaaatacttgAAGTTCAAGTCAAATACTAATAAATTTATCGTCAGCCTTTCTGTAGCTGATTCCTTTACAGGCATTGCGTCTGGGATACAAGTCTTTTACTTCTTGTATCCAAACATAGCCACCgacaaatatgtttgttttttacgCTATAATATAATCAGCTATATGACATTAACTTCACAACTCACCGTCATGCTGGCAACCTTAGATAGATACGTAGCTATTTGCCATCCGCATAAATACTCAAAGTTCATCAACGAAACGACATCAAACGTCATGTGTATACTACCATGGTTACTGGCTATTTTTGATCTTCTACCATTTTTGGGATGGAACAATTGGCTTCCAGGGATGTCATGCGTTTATggtttattgttttcaaaattatggTATGGAACAACATGTGTCATTATTTACACAATTAGTGCTATGACCTTTTTGATGTACTTATCCATATTAAAAACAGCATGGCGATATCATAATAAGATCAAACCACAGCAAACTGACCATCAAAATCAGATGAAAACAAAGGCCATGGAAAAGGATATTCGTAGTGCAAAGGTAACAGGCGTTGTAGCCTTGGTGTTTTCCCTGTGCTGGCTGCCTTATAAAGCAATACAACTTCGAGATGCAGTATCTGGTGAAAGGAGATCACCACTTTTGAATGAGATAGGTAACTGGTTAGTTTTTCTGGGCATTTTCAACAGTGTTGTGAATCCTTTTATTTATGGCTGGAAGCGACCCGATTTTAagagacaatgtaaaaaaatattttcctgttCACACAGTTAG